A portion of the Solea senegalensis isolate Sse05_10M linkage group LG17, IFAPA_SoseM_1, whole genome shotgun sequence genome contains these proteins:
- the LOC122784050 gene encoding N-lysine methyltransferase SMYD2-B-like, with amino-acid sequence MTGSIQGLQRFESPGKGRALRVTRAFKVGELLFSSAAYSYVLSAKERGCYCEFCFSRKNGLAKCGKCKKAFYCNVKCQKGDWAMHKLECSAMTAFREKWCPSETARLVARILAKKKTQKERCVSERMLLIGEMQSHVEDIDNEKREMSEADIAELHRFYSKNLDFPDHKDLLTLFSQVACNGFTVEDDELSHLGTAVYPDVALINHSCLPSVIVTYNGTSAEVRAVRDMKPGDEVLISYIDLLYPTDDRNTRLRESYFFTCDCQECESKSKDKAKLKLRKKSDPIEPEVISNMVRYARRSIRKFRALKNEKAPSELLEMCEQTLEEMGTVFHDSNVFMLHMMYQAMGVCLYMDDVEGAIRYGEKILQPYMQLYPPYSLNVCSMYLKMGRLYMVMEKHAGGIKALKKAMAIMEVTHGKDHFYLTEMRKEIAQK; translated from the exons ATGACAGGCAGCATCCAGGGACTGCAGAGGTTTGAGAGCCCGGGGAAAGGCCGAGCTCTCCGCGTTACCAGAGCCTTTAAAGTTGGAGAGCTGCTGTTTTCCAGCGCCGCGTACTCGTATGTGCTGTCAGCCAAAGAGAGAGGCTGCTACTGTGAGTTCTGCTTCAGCAG AAAAAACGGTTTGGCAAAATGTGGCAAGTGCAAGAAGGCTTTCTACTGCAATGTGAAATGCCAG AAAGGGGACTGGGCCATGCACAAGCTGGAGTGTTCGGCAATGACGGCGTTCAGAGAGAAATGGTGCCCGTCAGAGACGGCCCGCCTGGTGGCCCGGATCCTCGCCAAGAAG AAAACGCAGAAAGAACGATGTGTGTCTGAGAGGATGTTGCTCATAGGGGAGATGCAATCAC ACGTGGAGGACATAGACAATGAGAAAAGAGAGATGAGCGAGGCAGACATCGCTGAACTGCATCGCTTTTACTCCAAAAACCTGGATTTTCCTGATCACAAAGACCTGCTCACGCTCTTCTCCcag GTTGCCTGTAATGGTTTCACTGTCGAGGACGATGAACTTTCCCACTTGGGTACTGCAGTTTACCCAGA CGTGGCACTGATAAACCACAGCTGTCTTCCCAGTGTCATAGTCACATATAACGGGACATCAGCTGAAGTTCGGGCTGTGCGGGACATGAAGCCTGGAGATGAA GTGCTCATCAGCTACATAGACCTGCTTTATCCAACAGATGACCGCAACACTAGACTGCGAGAGTCCTATTTCTTTACCTGTGACTGTCAGGAATGTGAAAGCAAGTCCAAA GACAAGGCCAAGTTGAAGTTACGTAAGAAGAGTGACCCCATCGAGCCGGAGGTCATCAGCAACATGGTGCGCTACGCCAGGAGAAGCATCAGAAAGTTCAGAgctcttaaaaatgaaaaag CCCCTAGTGAGCTGCTGGAGATGTGCGAACAGACCCTGGAGGAGATGGGAACCGTCTTCCACGACTCCAACGTCTTCATGCTCCACATGATGTACCAGGCCATGGGCGTGTGTCTCTACATGGACGACGTAGAGGGAGCGATCAGATACGGAGAGAAGATCCTCCAACCTTACAT GCAGCTTTACCCGCCCTACTCCCTGAATGTGTGCTCCATGTACCTGAAGATGGGCAGACTGTATATGGTGATGGAGAAACACGCAGGGGGCATTAAAGCTCTCAAGAAG GCGATGGCCATCATGGAGGTCACTCACGGGAAAGATCACTTCTACTTGACTGAGATGCGCAAAGAAATAGCACAGAAATGA